From one Sciurus carolinensis chromosome 9, mSciCar1.2, whole genome shotgun sequence genomic stretch:
- the Meltf gene encoding melanotransferrin isoform X1 — protein MRGRSVALWLLLALHTVLSRMEVRWCTTSDPEQQKCSDMSKAFQEAGIQPSLLCVQGISADHCVQLITAQEADAITLDGGAIYEAGKEYGLKPVVGEVYDQEVGTSYYAVAVVRRNFNVTINTLKGVKSCHTGINRTVGWNVPVGYLVESGRLSVMGCDVLKAVSDYFGGSCVPGAGETSYSESLCRLCRGDSSGEGVCDKSPLERYYDYSGAFRCLAEEAGDVAFVKHSTVLENTDGKTLPSWGQTLLSKDFELLCRDGSRADVTEWRRCHLARVPAHAVVVRADTDGGLIFRLLNEGQRLFTHEASSFQMFSSEAYGQKNLLFKDSTTELVPIATQTYEAWLGREYLHAMKGLLCDPNRMPHYLRWCVLSTPEIQKCGDMAVAFSRQRLKPEIQCVSAQSSQHCMEQIQAGNIDAVTLRGEDVYTSGKVYGLVPAAGELYAEEDRSSSYFVVAVVKRDSSYAFTLDELRGKRSCHAGFGSPAGWDVPVGALIQRGFIRPEHCDILTAVSEFFNASCVPVNNPKNYPSSLCALCVGDEQGRNRCVGNSQERYYGDSGAFRCLVENAGDVAFVKHTTVFDNTNGHNPEPWAAELKWQEYELLCPNGARAEVNQFEACNLAQIPSHAVMVRPETNIFTVFGLLDKAQDLFGDDHNTNGFKMFDSSKYHGQDLLFKDATIRAVPVGEKTTYLDWLGPDYVAALEGMLSQQCSGTAAAQPPGPLLPLLLPLAAGLLRSAL, from the exons ATGAGGGGCCGGAGCGTGGCTCTGTGGCTCTTGCTGGCTCTGCACACTG TGCTCAGCAGGATGGAGGTTCGATGGTGCActacctcagacccagagcagcaGAAGTGCAGCGACATGAGCAAGGCCTTCCAGGAAGCAGGCATccagccctccctcctctgcGTCCAGGGCATCTCTGCGGACCACTGCGTCCAGCTCATCACG gcccaggaggctgacGCCATCACTCTGGATGGAGGAGCCATCTATGAGGCGGGGAAGGAGTACGGCCTGAAGCCTGTGGTGGGCGAAGTGTATGATCAAG AGGTTGGGACCTCCTATTATGCTGTGGCCGTAGTCAGGAGGAACTTCAACGTGACCATAAACACCCTGAAAGGAGTGAAGTCCTGCCACACGGGCATTAATCGGACGGTGGGCTGGAATGTGCCCGTGGGCTACCTGGTGGAGAGTGGCCGCCTCTCGGTGATGGGCTGTGACGTGCTTAAAG CTGTCAGTGACTATTTTGGGGGCAGCTGCGTACCAGGAGCAGGAGAGACCAGTTACTCCGAGTCCCTCTGTCGCCTCTGCCGGGGTGACTCCTCTGGGGAGGGAGTGTGTGACAAGAGTCCCCTGGAGAGATACTATGACTACAGTGGAGCCTTCCG GTGCCTGGCAGAAGAGGCAGGGGACGTGGCCTTCGTGAAGCACAGCACAGTCCTGGAGAACACTGACG GGAAAACCCTGCCCTCCTGGGGCCAGACGCTGCTATCCAAGGACTTTGAGCTGCTGTGCAGGGATGGTAGCCGGGCTGATGTCACTGAATGGAGGCGATGCCACCTGGCCCGGGTGCCTGCACATGCTGTGGTTGTCCGGGCTGACACCGATGGGGGCCTCATCTTCAGGTTGCTCAATGAAGGCCAG CGTCTATTCACCCACGAGGCCAGCAGCTTCCAGATGTTTAGCTCTGAGGCCTACGGCCAGAAGAACCTGCTGTTCAAGGACTCCACCACGGAGCTGGTGCCCATTGCCACGCAGACCTACGAGGCATGGCTGGGCCGCGAGTACCTGCACGCCATGAAGGGTCTGCTCTGTGACCCCAACC GGATGCCCCACTACTTGCGCTGGTGCGTGCTGTCCACACCTGAGATTCAGAAGTGCGGTGACATGGCGGTGGCCTTCAGCCGGCAGAGGCTCAAACCCGAGATCCAGTGTGTATCGGCGCAGTCCTCCCAGCACTGCATGGAGCAGATCCAG GCTGGGAACATTGATGCTGTGACCCTGAGGGGCGAGGACGTTTATACGTCAGGGAAGGTGTATGGCCTGGTCCCAGCGGCTGGGGAACTCTATGCTG AGGAGGACAGGAGCAGCTCATACTTCGTGGTGGCTGTGGTGAAGCGGGACAGCTCCTACGCCTTCACCCTGGATGAGCTGCGTGGCAAGCGCTCCTGTCACGCAGGCTTCGGCAGCCCAGCAGGCTGGGACGTGCCAGTGGGTGCCCTCATCCAGAGGGGCTTCATCAGGCCCGAGCACTGTGACATCCTCACAG CGGTGAGTGAGTTCTTCAATGCCAGCTGTGTGCCTGTGAACAACCCCAAGAACTACCCTTCCTCCCTGTGCGCCCTCTGTGTGGGGGACGAGCAGGGCCGCAACAGGTGTGTGGGCAACAGCCAGGAGCGGTACTACGGTGACAGTGGCGCCTTCAG ATGCCTGGTGGAGAACGCGGGGGACGTTGCCTTCGTTAAGCACACGACTGTCTTTGACAACACAAACG GCCATAATCCCGAGCCCTGGGCTGCTGAGCTGAAGTGGCAGGAGTATGAGCTCCTGTGCCCCAACGGGGCTCGGGCTGAGGTGAACCAGTTTGAAGCCTGCAACTTGGCACAGATACCATCCCATGCTGTCATGGTGCGGCCAGAAACTAACATCTTCACTGTGTTTGGACTGCTGGACAAGGCCCAG GACCTGTTTGGAGACGATCACAATACGAATGGGTTCAAAATGTTTGACTCCTCCAAATACCACGGTCAAGACCTGCTTTTCAAGGATGCCACAATCCGGGCAGTGCCTGTAGGGGAGAAAACCACGTATCTTGACTGGCTGGGGCCTGACTACGTGGCAGCTCTGGAAGGGATGCTCTCTCAGCAGTGCTCGGGCACAG CGGCCGCCCAGCCCCCCGGCCccctgctgccgctgctgctgccgctggcCGCCGGCCTCCTCCGGAGCGCCCTCTGA
- the Meltf gene encoding melanotransferrin isoform X5 produces MRGRSVALWLLLALHTVLSRMEVRWCTTSDPEQQKCSDMSKAFQEAGIQPSLLCVQGISADHCVQLITAQEADAITLDGGAIYEAGKEYGLKPVVGEVYDQEVGTSYYAVAVVRRNFNVTINTLKGVKSCHTGINRTVGWNVPVGYLVESGRLSVMGCDVLKAVSDYFGGSCVPGAGETSYSESLCRLCRGDSSGEGVCDKSPLERYYDYSGAFRCLAEEAGDVAFVKHSTVLENTDGKTLPSWGQTLLSKDFELLCRDGSRADVTEWRRCHLARVPAHAVVVRADTDGGLIFRLLNEGQRLFTHEASSFQMFSSEAYGQKNLLFKDSTTELVPIATQTYEAWLGREYLHAMKGLLCDPNRMPHYLRWCVLSTPEIQKCGDMAVAFSRQRLKPEIQCVSAQSSQHCMEQIQAGNIDAVTLRGEDVYTSGKVYGLVPAAGELYAEEDRSSSYFVVAVVKRDSSYAFTLDELRGKRSCHAGFGSPAGWDVPVGALIQRGFIRPEHCDILTAVSEFFNASCVPVNNPKNYPSSLCALCVGDEQGRNRCVGNSQERYYGDSGAFRCLVENAGDVAFVKHTTVFDNTNELRRVPGP; encoded by the exons ATGAGGGGCCGGAGCGTGGCTCTGTGGCTCTTGCTGGCTCTGCACACTG TGCTCAGCAGGATGGAGGTTCGATGGTGCActacctcagacccagagcagcaGAAGTGCAGCGACATGAGCAAGGCCTTCCAGGAAGCAGGCATccagccctccctcctctgcGTCCAGGGCATCTCTGCGGACCACTGCGTCCAGCTCATCACG gcccaggaggctgacGCCATCACTCTGGATGGAGGAGCCATCTATGAGGCGGGGAAGGAGTACGGCCTGAAGCCTGTGGTGGGCGAAGTGTATGATCAAG AGGTTGGGACCTCCTATTATGCTGTGGCCGTAGTCAGGAGGAACTTCAACGTGACCATAAACACCCTGAAAGGAGTGAAGTCCTGCCACACGGGCATTAATCGGACGGTGGGCTGGAATGTGCCCGTGGGCTACCTGGTGGAGAGTGGCCGCCTCTCGGTGATGGGCTGTGACGTGCTTAAAG CTGTCAGTGACTATTTTGGGGGCAGCTGCGTACCAGGAGCAGGAGAGACCAGTTACTCCGAGTCCCTCTGTCGCCTCTGCCGGGGTGACTCCTCTGGGGAGGGAGTGTGTGACAAGAGTCCCCTGGAGAGATACTATGACTACAGTGGAGCCTTCCG GTGCCTGGCAGAAGAGGCAGGGGACGTGGCCTTCGTGAAGCACAGCACAGTCCTGGAGAACACTGACG GGAAAACCCTGCCCTCCTGGGGCCAGACGCTGCTATCCAAGGACTTTGAGCTGCTGTGCAGGGATGGTAGCCGGGCTGATGTCACTGAATGGAGGCGATGCCACCTGGCCCGGGTGCCTGCACATGCTGTGGTTGTCCGGGCTGACACCGATGGGGGCCTCATCTTCAGGTTGCTCAATGAAGGCCAG CGTCTATTCACCCACGAGGCCAGCAGCTTCCAGATGTTTAGCTCTGAGGCCTACGGCCAGAAGAACCTGCTGTTCAAGGACTCCACCACGGAGCTGGTGCCCATTGCCACGCAGACCTACGAGGCATGGCTGGGCCGCGAGTACCTGCACGCCATGAAGGGTCTGCTCTGTGACCCCAACC GGATGCCCCACTACTTGCGCTGGTGCGTGCTGTCCACACCTGAGATTCAGAAGTGCGGTGACATGGCGGTGGCCTTCAGCCGGCAGAGGCTCAAACCCGAGATCCAGTGTGTATCGGCGCAGTCCTCCCAGCACTGCATGGAGCAGATCCAG GCTGGGAACATTGATGCTGTGACCCTGAGGGGCGAGGACGTTTATACGTCAGGGAAGGTGTATGGCCTGGTCCCAGCGGCTGGGGAACTCTATGCTG AGGAGGACAGGAGCAGCTCATACTTCGTGGTGGCTGTGGTGAAGCGGGACAGCTCCTACGCCTTCACCCTGGATGAGCTGCGTGGCAAGCGCTCCTGTCACGCAGGCTTCGGCAGCCCAGCAGGCTGGGACGTGCCAGTGGGTGCCCTCATCCAGAGGGGCTTCATCAGGCCCGAGCACTGTGACATCCTCACAG CGGTGAGTGAGTTCTTCAATGCCAGCTGTGTGCCTGTGAACAACCCCAAGAACTACCCTTCCTCCCTGTGCGCCCTCTGTGTGGGGGACGAGCAGGGCCGCAACAGGTGTGTGGGCAACAGCCAGGAGCGGTACTACGGTGACAGTGGCGCCTTCAG ATGCCTGGTGGAGAACGCGGGGGACGTTGCCTTCGTTAAGCACACGACTGTCTTTGACAACACAAACG AGCTGAGGAGGGTTCCAGGCCCCTGA
- the Meltf gene encoding melanotransferrin isoform X4, whose protein sequence is MRGRSVALWLLLALHTVLSRMEVRWCTTSDPEQQKCSDMSKAFQEAGIQPSLLCVQGISADHCVQLITAQEADAITLDGGAIYEAGKEYGLKPVVGEVYDQEVGTSYYAVAVVRRNFNVTINTLKGVKSCHTGINRTVGWNVPVGYLVESGRLSVMGCDVLKAVSDYFGGSCVPGAGETSYSESLCRLCRGDSSGEGVCDKSPLERYYDYSGAFRCLAEEAGDVAFVKHSTVLENTDGKTLPSWGQTLLSKDFELLCRDGSRADVTEWRRCHLARVPAHAVVVRADTDGGLIFRLLNEGQRLFTHEASSFQMFSSEAYGQKNLLFKDSTTELVPIATQTYEAWLGREYLHAMKGLLCDPNRMPHYLRWCVLSTPEIQKCGDMAVAFSRQRLKPEIQCVSAQSSQHCMEQIQAGNIDAVTLRGEDVYTSGKVYGLVPAAGELYAEEDRSSSYFVVAVVKRDSSYAFTLDELRGKRSCHAGFGSPAGWDVPVGALIQRGFIRPEHCDILTGHNPEPWAAELKWQEYELLCPNGARAEVNQFEACNLAQIPSHAVMVRPETNIFTVFGLLDKAQDLFGDDHNTNGFKMFDSSKYHGQDLLFKDATIRAVPVGEKTTYLDWLGPDYVAALEGMLSQQCSGTAAAQPPGPLLPLLLPLAAGLLRSAL, encoded by the exons ATGAGGGGCCGGAGCGTGGCTCTGTGGCTCTTGCTGGCTCTGCACACTG TGCTCAGCAGGATGGAGGTTCGATGGTGCActacctcagacccagagcagcaGAAGTGCAGCGACATGAGCAAGGCCTTCCAGGAAGCAGGCATccagccctccctcctctgcGTCCAGGGCATCTCTGCGGACCACTGCGTCCAGCTCATCACG gcccaggaggctgacGCCATCACTCTGGATGGAGGAGCCATCTATGAGGCGGGGAAGGAGTACGGCCTGAAGCCTGTGGTGGGCGAAGTGTATGATCAAG AGGTTGGGACCTCCTATTATGCTGTGGCCGTAGTCAGGAGGAACTTCAACGTGACCATAAACACCCTGAAAGGAGTGAAGTCCTGCCACACGGGCATTAATCGGACGGTGGGCTGGAATGTGCCCGTGGGCTACCTGGTGGAGAGTGGCCGCCTCTCGGTGATGGGCTGTGACGTGCTTAAAG CTGTCAGTGACTATTTTGGGGGCAGCTGCGTACCAGGAGCAGGAGAGACCAGTTACTCCGAGTCCCTCTGTCGCCTCTGCCGGGGTGACTCCTCTGGGGAGGGAGTGTGTGACAAGAGTCCCCTGGAGAGATACTATGACTACAGTGGAGCCTTCCG GTGCCTGGCAGAAGAGGCAGGGGACGTGGCCTTCGTGAAGCACAGCACAGTCCTGGAGAACACTGACG GGAAAACCCTGCCCTCCTGGGGCCAGACGCTGCTATCCAAGGACTTTGAGCTGCTGTGCAGGGATGGTAGCCGGGCTGATGTCACTGAATGGAGGCGATGCCACCTGGCCCGGGTGCCTGCACATGCTGTGGTTGTCCGGGCTGACACCGATGGGGGCCTCATCTTCAGGTTGCTCAATGAAGGCCAG CGTCTATTCACCCACGAGGCCAGCAGCTTCCAGATGTTTAGCTCTGAGGCCTACGGCCAGAAGAACCTGCTGTTCAAGGACTCCACCACGGAGCTGGTGCCCATTGCCACGCAGACCTACGAGGCATGGCTGGGCCGCGAGTACCTGCACGCCATGAAGGGTCTGCTCTGTGACCCCAACC GGATGCCCCACTACTTGCGCTGGTGCGTGCTGTCCACACCTGAGATTCAGAAGTGCGGTGACATGGCGGTGGCCTTCAGCCGGCAGAGGCTCAAACCCGAGATCCAGTGTGTATCGGCGCAGTCCTCCCAGCACTGCATGGAGCAGATCCAG GCTGGGAACATTGATGCTGTGACCCTGAGGGGCGAGGACGTTTATACGTCAGGGAAGGTGTATGGCCTGGTCCCAGCGGCTGGGGAACTCTATGCTG AGGAGGACAGGAGCAGCTCATACTTCGTGGTGGCTGTGGTGAAGCGGGACAGCTCCTACGCCTTCACCCTGGATGAGCTGCGTGGCAAGCGCTCCTGTCACGCAGGCTTCGGCAGCCCAGCAGGCTGGGACGTGCCAGTGGGTGCCCTCATCCAGAGGGGCTTCATCAGGCCCGAGCACTGTGACATCCTCACAG GCCATAATCCCGAGCCCTGGGCTGCTGAGCTGAAGTGGCAGGAGTATGAGCTCCTGTGCCCCAACGGGGCTCGGGCTGAGGTGAACCAGTTTGAAGCCTGCAACTTGGCACAGATACCATCCCATGCTGTCATGGTGCGGCCAGAAACTAACATCTTCACTGTGTTTGGACTGCTGGACAAGGCCCAG GACCTGTTTGGAGACGATCACAATACGAATGGGTTCAAAATGTTTGACTCCTCCAAATACCACGGTCAAGACCTGCTTTTCAAGGATGCCACAATCCGGGCAGTGCCTGTAGGGGAGAAAACCACGTATCTTGACTGGCTGGGGCCTGACTACGTGGCAGCTCTGGAAGGGATGCTCTCTCAGCAGTGCTCGGGCACAG CGGCCGCCCAGCCCCCCGGCCccctgctgccgctgctgctgccgctggcCGCCGGCCTCCTCCGGAGCGCCCTCTGA
- the Meltf gene encoding melanotransferrin isoform X2, translating to MEVRWCTTSDPEQQKCSDMSKAFQEAGIQPSLLCVQGISADHCVQLITAQEADAITLDGGAIYEAGKEYGLKPVVGEVYDQEVGTSYYAVAVVRRNFNVTINTLKGVKSCHTGINRTVGWNVPVGYLVESGRLSVMGCDVLKAVSDYFGGSCVPGAGETSYSESLCRLCRGDSSGEGVCDKSPLERYYDYSGAFRCLAEEAGDVAFVKHSTVLENTDGKTLPSWGQTLLSKDFELLCRDGSRADVTEWRRCHLARVPAHAVVVRADTDGGLIFRLLNEGQRLFTHEASSFQMFSSEAYGQKNLLFKDSTTELVPIATQTYEAWLGREYLHAMKGLLCDPNRMPHYLRWCVLSTPEIQKCGDMAVAFSRQRLKPEIQCVSAQSSQHCMEQIQAGNIDAVTLRGEDVYTSGKVYGLVPAAGELYAEEDRSSSYFVVAVVKRDSSYAFTLDELRGKRSCHAGFGSPAGWDVPVGALIQRGFIRPEHCDILTAVSEFFNASCVPVNNPKNYPSSLCALCVGDEQGRNRCVGNSQERYYGDSGAFRCLVENAGDVAFVKHTTVFDNTNGHNPEPWAAELKWQEYELLCPNGARAEVNQFEACNLAQIPSHAVMVRPETNIFTVFGLLDKAQDLFGDDHNTNGFKMFDSSKYHGQDLLFKDATIRAVPVGEKTTYLDWLGPDYVAALEGMLSQQCSGTAAAQPPGPLLPLLLPLAAGLLRSAL from the exons ATGGAGGTTCGATGGTGCActacctcagacccagagcagcaGAAGTGCAGCGACATGAGCAAGGCCTTCCAGGAAGCAGGCATccagccctccctcctctgcGTCCAGGGCATCTCTGCGGACCACTGCGTCCAGCTCATCACG gcccaggaggctgacGCCATCACTCTGGATGGAGGAGCCATCTATGAGGCGGGGAAGGAGTACGGCCTGAAGCCTGTGGTGGGCGAAGTGTATGATCAAG AGGTTGGGACCTCCTATTATGCTGTGGCCGTAGTCAGGAGGAACTTCAACGTGACCATAAACACCCTGAAAGGAGTGAAGTCCTGCCACACGGGCATTAATCGGACGGTGGGCTGGAATGTGCCCGTGGGCTACCTGGTGGAGAGTGGCCGCCTCTCGGTGATGGGCTGTGACGTGCTTAAAG CTGTCAGTGACTATTTTGGGGGCAGCTGCGTACCAGGAGCAGGAGAGACCAGTTACTCCGAGTCCCTCTGTCGCCTCTGCCGGGGTGACTCCTCTGGGGAGGGAGTGTGTGACAAGAGTCCCCTGGAGAGATACTATGACTACAGTGGAGCCTTCCG GTGCCTGGCAGAAGAGGCAGGGGACGTGGCCTTCGTGAAGCACAGCACAGTCCTGGAGAACACTGACG GGAAAACCCTGCCCTCCTGGGGCCAGACGCTGCTATCCAAGGACTTTGAGCTGCTGTGCAGGGATGGTAGCCGGGCTGATGTCACTGAATGGAGGCGATGCCACCTGGCCCGGGTGCCTGCACATGCTGTGGTTGTCCGGGCTGACACCGATGGGGGCCTCATCTTCAGGTTGCTCAATGAAGGCCAG CGTCTATTCACCCACGAGGCCAGCAGCTTCCAGATGTTTAGCTCTGAGGCCTACGGCCAGAAGAACCTGCTGTTCAAGGACTCCACCACGGAGCTGGTGCCCATTGCCACGCAGACCTACGAGGCATGGCTGGGCCGCGAGTACCTGCACGCCATGAAGGGTCTGCTCTGTGACCCCAACC GGATGCCCCACTACTTGCGCTGGTGCGTGCTGTCCACACCTGAGATTCAGAAGTGCGGTGACATGGCGGTGGCCTTCAGCCGGCAGAGGCTCAAACCCGAGATCCAGTGTGTATCGGCGCAGTCCTCCCAGCACTGCATGGAGCAGATCCAG GCTGGGAACATTGATGCTGTGACCCTGAGGGGCGAGGACGTTTATACGTCAGGGAAGGTGTATGGCCTGGTCCCAGCGGCTGGGGAACTCTATGCTG AGGAGGACAGGAGCAGCTCATACTTCGTGGTGGCTGTGGTGAAGCGGGACAGCTCCTACGCCTTCACCCTGGATGAGCTGCGTGGCAAGCGCTCCTGTCACGCAGGCTTCGGCAGCCCAGCAGGCTGGGACGTGCCAGTGGGTGCCCTCATCCAGAGGGGCTTCATCAGGCCCGAGCACTGTGACATCCTCACAG CGGTGAGTGAGTTCTTCAATGCCAGCTGTGTGCCTGTGAACAACCCCAAGAACTACCCTTCCTCCCTGTGCGCCCTCTGTGTGGGGGACGAGCAGGGCCGCAACAGGTGTGTGGGCAACAGCCAGGAGCGGTACTACGGTGACAGTGGCGCCTTCAG ATGCCTGGTGGAGAACGCGGGGGACGTTGCCTTCGTTAAGCACACGACTGTCTTTGACAACACAAACG GCCATAATCCCGAGCCCTGGGCTGCTGAGCTGAAGTGGCAGGAGTATGAGCTCCTGTGCCCCAACGGGGCTCGGGCTGAGGTGAACCAGTTTGAAGCCTGCAACTTGGCACAGATACCATCCCATGCTGTCATGGTGCGGCCAGAAACTAACATCTTCACTGTGTTTGGACTGCTGGACAAGGCCCAG GACCTGTTTGGAGACGATCACAATACGAATGGGTTCAAAATGTTTGACTCCTCCAAATACCACGGTCAAGACCTGCTTTTCAAGGATGCCACAATCCGGGCAGTGCCTGTAGGGGAGAAAACCACGTATCTTGACTGGCTGGGGCCTGACTACGTGGCAGCTCTGGAAGGGATGCTCTCTCAGCAGTGCTCGGGCACAG CGGCCGCCCAGCCCCCCGGCCccctgctgccgctgctgctgccgctggcCGCCGGCCTCCTCCGGAGCGCCCTCTGA
- the Meltf gene encoding melanotransferrin isoform X3 — protein sequence MVHYLRPRAAEVQRHEQGLPGSRHPALPPLRPGHLCGPLRPAHHEVGTSYYAVAVVRRNFNVTINTLKGVKSCHTGINRTVGWNVPVGYLVESGRLSVMGCDVLKAVSDYFGGSCVPGAGETSYSESLCRLCRGDSSGEGVCDKSPLERYYDYSGAFRCLAEEAGDVAFVKHSTVLENTDGKTLPSWGQTLLSKDFELLCRDGSRADVTEWRRCHLARVPAHAVVVRADTDGGLIFRLLNEGQRLFTHEASSFQMFSSEAYGQKNLLFKDSTTELVPIATQTYEAWLGREYLHAMKGLLCDPNRMPHYLRWCVLSTPEIQKCGDMAVAFSRQRLKPEIQCVSAQSSQHCMEQIQAGNIDAVTLRGEDVYTSGKVYGLVPAAGELYAEEDRSSSYFVVAVVKRDSSYAFTLDELRGKRSCHAGFGSPAGWDVPVGALIQRGFIRPEHCDILTAVSEFFNASCVPVNNPKNYPSSLCALCVGDEQGRNRCVGNSQERYYGDSGAFRCLVENAGDVAFVKHTTVFDNTNGHNPEPWAAELKWQEYELLCPNGARAEVNQFEACNLAQIPSHAVMVRPETNIFTVFGLLDKAQDLFGDDHNTNGFKMFDSSKYHGQDLLFKDATIRAVPVGEKTTYLDWLGPDYVAALEGMLSQQCSGTAAAQPPGPLLPLLLPLAAGLLRSAL from the exons ATGGTGCActacctcagacccagagcagcaGAAGTGCAGCGACATGAGCAAGGCCTTCCAGGAAGCAGGCATccagccctccctcctctgcGTCCAGGGCATCTCTGCGGACCACTGCGTCCAGCTCATCACG AGGTTGGGACCTCCTATTATGCTGTGGCCGTAGTCAGGAGGAACTTCAACGTGACCATAAACACCCTGAAAGGAGTGAAGTCCTGCCACACGGGCATTAATCGGACGGTGGGCTGGAATGTGCCCGTGGGCTACCTGGTGGAGAGTGGCCGCCTCTCGGTGATGGGCTGTGACGTGCTTAAAG CTGTCAGTGACTATTTTGGGGGCAGCTGCGTACCAGGAGCAGGAGAGACCAGTTACTCCGAGTCCCTCTGTCGCCTCTGCCGGGGTGACTCCTCTGGGGAGGGAGTGTGTGACAAGAGTCCCCTGGAGAGATACTATGACTACAGTGGAGCCTTCCG GTGCCTGGCAGAAGAGGCAGGGGACGTGGCCTTCGTGAAGCACAGCACAGTCCTGGAGAACACTGACG GGAAAACCCTGCCCTCCTGGGGCCAGACGCTGCTATCCAAGGACTTTGAGCTGCTGTGCAGGGATGGTAGCCGGGCTGATGTCACTGAATGGAGGCGATGCCACCTGGCCCGGGTGCCTGCACATGCTGTGGTTGTCCGGGCTGACACCGATGGGGGCCTCATCTTCAGGTTGCTCAATGAAGGCCAG CGTCTATTCACCCACGAGGCCAGCAGCTTCCAGATGTTTAGCTCTGAGGCCTACGGCCAGAAGAACCTGCTGTTCAAGGACTCCACCACGGAGCTGGTGCCCATTGCCACGCAGACCTACGAGGCATGGCTGGGCCGCGAGTACCTGCACGCCATGAAGGGTCTGCTCTGTGACCCCAACC GGATGCCCCACTACTTGCGCTGGTGCGTGCTGTCCACACCTGAGATTCAGAAGTGCGGTGACATGGCGGTGGCCTTCAGCCGGCAGAGGCTCAAACCCGAGATCCAGTGTGTATCGGCGCAGTCCTCCCAGCACTGCATGGAGCAGATCCAG GCTGGGAACATTGATGCTGTGACCCTGAGGGGCGAGGACGTTTATACGTCAGGGAAGGTGTATGGCCTGGTCCCAGCGGCTGGGGAACTCTATGCTG AGGAGGACAGGAGCAGCTCATACTTCGTGGTGGCTGTGGTGAAGCGGGACAGCTCCTACGCCTTCACCCTGGATGAGCTGCGTGGCAAGCGCTCCTGTCACGCAGGCTTCGGCAGCCCAGCAGGCTGGGACGTGCCAGTGGGTGCCCTCATCCAGAGGGGCTTCATCAGGCCCGAGCACTGTGACATCCTCACAG CGGTGAGTGAGTTCTTCAATGCCAGCTGTGTGCCTGTGAACAACCCCAAGAACTACCCTTCCTCCCTGTGCGCCCTCTGTGTGGGGGACGAGCAGGGCCGCAACAGGTGTGTGGGCAACAGCCAGGAGCGGTACTACGGTGACAGTGGCGCCTTCAG ATGCCTGGTGGAGAACGCGGGGGACGTTGCCTTCGTTAAGCACACGACTGTCTTTGACAACACAAACG GCCATAATCCCGAGCCCTGGGCTGCTGAGCTGAAGTGGCAGGAGTATGAGCTCCTGTGCCCCAACGGGGCTCGGGCTGAGGTGAACCAGTTTGAAGCCTGCAACTTGGCACAGATACCATCCCATGCTGTCATGGTGCGGCCAGAAACTAACATCTTCACTGTGTTTGGACTGCTGGACAAGGCCCAG GACCTGTTTGGAGACGATCACAATACGAATGGGTTCAAAATGTTTGACTCCTCCAAATACCACGGTCAAGACCTGCTTTTCAAGGATGCCACAATCCGGGCAGTGCCTGTAGGGGAGAAAACCACGTATCTTGACTGGCTGGGGCCTGACTACGTGGCAGCTCTGGAAGGGATGCTCTCTCAGCAGTGCTCGGGCACAG CGGCCGCCCAGCCCCCCGGCCccctgctgccgctgctgctgccgctggcCGCCGGCCTCCTCCGGAGCGCCCTCTGA